One window from the genome of Dyadobacter sp. CECT 9275 encodes:
- a CDS encoding polysaccharide pyruvyl transferase family protein — translation MRNIRYPGRREFLKGSALAALSLLTPLQGFSNKKNPVLILRSSWQTVNIGDIGHTPGVLALLEKYLPGVEVRLWPSDVGNGVEEMLMKRFPKLKIIKTDEDKKSAMAEADFMLHGSGPSLVARATLEDWRKTGKPYGVYGITFPGVYGTPDQARKASPQDIELLNNARFAYFRDSVSLSIAKEVGVKCPIMEFGPDGAFAVDVKDDASAIDFMKTHHLEEGKFMCVIPRYRYTPWWKIPSKKRTIDEEKDAINQKMKEHDNGPIRDTIIAVVRQTSMKILICPEDETQVSIGKEMLYDKLPEDVKAKVVLREKYWLTDEAVSTYIRSAGLFGLEMHSPIMCIGNGIPATVGRFGEQTSKGFMWKDIGLGDWLFDMDVPSDVSAITPAVLAIAKDPKSAKKKALKARDFVVKRQQETMAVLKKNLYS, via the coding sequence ATGAGAAATATCAGATATCCCGGAAGAAGGGAATTCCTTAAGGGCTCTGCGCTTGCAGCACTTTCCTTATTAACCCCGCTGCAAGGCTTTTCTAACAAAAAAAATCCGGTACTTATCCTACGCTCGTCCTGGCAGACGGTTAACATCGGTGATATAGGGCATACCCCGGGGGTACTTGCGCTGCTGGAAAAATACCTGCCCGGCGTAGAAGTGCGCCTATGGCCCTCCGACGTTGGCAACGGCGTTGAAGAAATGCTCATGAAACGGTTCCCGAAACTGAAAATTATCAAAACCGATGAGGATAAAAAATCAGCCATGGCCGAAGCCGATTTTATGCTGCATGGCTCAGGCCCATCGCTTGTTGCCCGTGCCACGCTGGAAGACTGGCGCAAAACGGGAAAGCCTTATGGTGTTTATGGGATAACTTTCCCCGGAGTTTACGGTACGCCTGATCAGGCCAGGAAAGCCTCCCCACAGGATATTGAGTTACTGAACAACGCACGCTTCGCTTATTTCAGGGATTCTGTTTCTCTTTCCATTGCCAAAGAGGTGGGAGTAAAATGCCCGATCATGGAATTTGGACCGGACGGTGCCTTTGCTGTTGATGTAAAAGACGATGCTTCCGCAATCGATTTCATGAAAACGCACCACCTGGAAGAGGGCAAATTCATGTGCGTCATACCGCGCTACCGCTATACCCCCTGGTGGAAAATACCTAGTAAAAAAAGGACAATTGATGAAGAAAAGGATGCTATCAATCAGAAAATGAAAGAACATGATAACGGTCCGATAAGGGATACCATCATTGCGGTTGTCAGGCAAACCTCCATGAAAATCCTCATTTGCCCGGAAGATGAAACACAGGTGTCCATAGGCAAGGAAATGCTGTACGACAAACTACCTGAGGATGTAAAAGCAAAGGTGGTATTAAGGGAAAAATACTGGCTGACCGACGAGGCAGTAAGTACCTATATCCGATCAGCCGGATTATTCGGGCTCGAAATGCATTCACCCATTATGTGCATTGGTAATGGAATTCCCGCTACGGTAGGCCGTTTTGGCGAACAAACCAGTAAAGGTTTTATGTGGAAAGACATCGGTCTGGGCGACTGGCTTTTCGATATGGACGTCCCCTCCGATGTATCAGCCATTACGCCGGCTGTGCTGGCTATAGCCAAAGATCCCAAAAGCGCCAAAAAGAAAGCACTTAAGGCAAGGGATTTTGTGGTCAAAAGACAACAGGAAACGATGGCCGTTTTAAAGAAAAACCTGTACTCCTAA
- a CDS encoding polysaccharide pyruvyl transferase family protein produces MSTSRRAFLKQTPVLLGLLQGLPVLGSGQKKKKVMILRSSWQTVNIGDIAHTPGVLTLLEKHLPDVEVRLWPSDVGNGVEEMILRRFPKLIILKTEEQKAAAIQEADFFLHGSGPSFTGRKEVERWTQASNKPYGIYGITYPGVYGFPEDRGKFNPADIELLSKAQFAYFRDSVSLQFAKNHGVKCPEMAFCPDGAFAVDVKDDKSAVAFLKEHNLKDGKFMCVIPQFRFSPWWEIPAKKLAMNEAKNAHNMKMKEQDNAPIREAIIAVIRQTGLKILIVPENETQVHIGKEMLYDPLPEDVKKKVVWRDHYWLTDEAVSTYARSAGLFGLEMHSPIMCIGLGVPAIVCRFEEQTSKGFMWKDIGLGDWLFDMDTPKDVARIVSAVLDMAKNPKAAKEKAAKALKFVRKRQDETMAFLKEKLV; encoded by the coding sequence ATGTCTACCAGCCGACGAGCATTTTTAAAACAAACACCGGTATTACTGGGCCTGCTGCAGGGATTACCCGTTTTGGGATCAGGGCAGAAAAAGAAAAAAGTAATGATTCTCCGTTCTTCCTGGCAGACCGTCAATATAGGAGATATTGCCCATACACCCGGCGTATTAACCTTACTCGAAAAACATCTTCCGGATGTGGAAGTCAGGCTCTGGCCTTCCGATGTGGGAAATGGTGTGGAGGAAATGATCCTGCGCAGGTTCCCCAAACTTATCATTCTGAAAACGGAGGAGCAAAAAGCAGCGGCCATCCAGGAAGCCGATTTTTTCCTGCACGGATCAGGTCCATCTTTTACAGGAAGAAAAGAAGTGGAACGCTGGACACAGGCCAGTAACAAACCGTATGGGATTTACGGTATCACCTATCCCGGTGTTTACGGATTCCCCGAGGACCGGGGTAAGTTCAATCCTGCTGATATAGAACTGCTTTCCAAAGCCCAGTTTGCCTATTTCCGGGATTCGGTGTCTCTACAATTTGCAAAAAACCATGGAGTGAAATGCCCGGAGATGGCGTTTTGCCCCGACGGAGCATTTGCGGTTGATGTAAAAGATGATAAGTCGGCAGTGGCTTTTCTGAAAGAACATAATTTGAAAGATGGCAAGTTTATGTGTGTGATACCACAGTTCCGTTTCTCACCATGGTGGGAAATACCCGCCAAAAAGCTGGCCATGAACGAGGCTAAAAATGCCCATAACATGAAAATGAAGGAACAGGACAACGCACCGATCCGGGAAGCCATCATTGCGGTGATCCGTCAGACCGGCCTGAAAATTCTGATCGTACCGGAAAATGAAACACAGGTTCACATTGGAAAAGAAATGCTGTATGATCCGTTGCCCGAAGATGTTAAAAAGAAAGTGGTATGGCGGGATCATTACTGGCTTACGGACGAGGCTGTTAGTACTTATGCCCGGTCGGCTGGTTTGTTTGGACTCGAAATGCATTCACCCATCATGTGCATCGGGTTGGGAGTGCCAGCCATTGTCTGCCGTTTTGAAGAACAAACCAGCAAAGGATTCATGTGGAAAGACATTGGCCTTGGAGACTGGCTGTTTGACATGGACACTCCAAAAGACGTGGCCCGCATTGTATCAGCAGTGCTGGATATGGCCAAAAATCCAAAAGCGGCAAAAGAGAAGGCAGCGAAAGCATTAAAATTCGTCAGAAAAAGACAGGACGAAACCATGGCTTTTCTAAAAGAAAAACTGGTTTAA
- a CDS encoding RNA polymerase sigma factor yields the protein MPSLSRHTDETKIWIKLLNGDQAALAFFYERYADWLLKYGLSVHYNREMIRDAVQELFVNIWNRRENLSVPDSVKYYLAISLRRIILKDVINARLSTDDFSDDSVSCLYYENLADEEQEEDMHRKLQDAVRSLPARQQEVIFLRFFEKLSYEEITGITGLDYQILRNTIYRAIKTLRQVLVEKIALISFLSILPSLF from the coding sequence ATGCCATCGCTTTCCCGACATACCGATGAAACCAAAATTTGGATCAAGCTCCTGAATGGAGATCAGGCGGCACTTGCTTTTTTCTACGAAAGGTATGCCGACTGGCTCTTGAAATATGGGTTATCCGTGCATTATAACCGGGAAATGATACGGGATGCTGTACAGGAATTGTTTGTTAATATCTGGAATCGGCGCGAAAATTTATCCGTCCCGGATTCTGTAAAATACTATCTGGCCATTTCCCTTCGTCGCATTATACTCAAAGATGTAATCAATGCCAGGTTATCAACCGATGACTTTTCTGATGATTCGGTTTCCTGTTTATACTACGAAAACCTCGCAGACGAAGAACAGGAAGAAGATATGCACAGGAAATTGCAGGATGCAGTCAGGTCATTACCAGCCAGGCAGCAGGAGGTGATCTTCCTGCGTTTTTTTGAAAAACTCAGTTATGAAGAAATTACAGGAATCACCGGGCTCGACTATCAGATCCTGCGGAACACCATTTACCGTGCCATCAAAACCTTACGACAAGTACTGGTTGAAAAAATTGCACTGATTTCTTTTTTGTCCATCCTGCCGTCACTTTTCTGA
- a CDS encoding GTP-binding protein, with product MTRKKLPVTVLSGFLGAGKTTLLNHILHNRQGLKVAVIVNDMSEINIDAQLVKNENTLSRTEERLVEMSNGCICCTLRGDLMVEVEKLARENRFDYLLIESTGISEPVPVAQTFCFVDDKNGIDLSEWAAIDGMVTVVDAFNFPRDFGSADTVAGRSLNEEEVDTRAIVNLLTDQIEFADVIILNKTDLVSRENLEELHAVIKALNPVARMIESSFSKVEIRDILHTKLFNYEKAEQSAGWIQELNKNGTHLPETETYGITSFVFRDPRPFHPQRFWQYLSGNWPAGIIRSKGLFWIASRPADALNWSQAGGSLRAEPAGVWWASMPLAQRLRYQAFIENRTQIESGWGRFGDRSNELVIIGQDLDQHSITKELNLCLCTEKEIRDMESGIKLKDPFPNF from the coding sequence ATGACAAGAAAAAAGTTACCCGTGACCGTTCTTAGCGGCTTTTTAGGAGCTGGAAAAACAACCCTGCTCAATCATATTCTCCACAACAGGCAGGGCCTGAAAGTGGCTGTGATTGTTAACGATATGAGCGAGATTAACATAGACGCGCAATTGGTCAAAAATGAAAATACCCTCAGCCGGACAGAAGAAAGGCTGGTGGAAATGTCCAACGGGTGTATATGCTGCACGCTCCGGGGAGACCTGATGGTGGAAGTGGAAAAGCTGGCAAGGGAAAACCGGTTTGATTATCTGTTAATTGAAAGCACAGGGATATCCGAGCCGGTGCCTGTTGCCCAGACTTTTTGTTTTGTAGATGATAAAAATGGCATTGACCTTTCGGAATGGGCAGCAATAGACGGTATGGTTACGGTTGTGGATGCGTTTAATTTCCCCAGAGATTTTGGTTCTGCGGATACCGTTGCGGGACGAAGCCTGAACGAGGAAGAAGTAGATACCCGAGCGATTGTCAACCTGTTAACGGATCAAATTGAATTTGCGGACGTTATCATTCTCAACAAGACTGATCTGGTGTCCAGGGAGAATCTGGAAGAACTTCATGCCGTGATTAAAGCGCTGAACCCGGTAGCACGCATGATTGAAAGCTCGTTTTCAAAAGTAGAAATACGGGATATTCTCCATACAAAGCTGTTTAACTATGAAAAAGCCGAACAGTCGGCAGGTTGGATCCAGGAGCTTAATAAAAATGGAACCCACCTTCCTGAAACAGAAACATACGGAATTACTTCATTTGTTTTCCGGGATCCGAGGCCTTTTCATCCGCAGAGATTCTGGCAATATCTGTCGGGCAACTGGCCTGCTGGTATTATCAGAAGCAAAGGGTTGTTCTGGATCGCATCCCGGCCTGCTGATGCGTTGAACTGGAGCCAGGCAGGCGGGTCGCTGAGAGCAGAACCTGCAGGCGTATGGTGGGCGAGTATGCCATTAGCCCAGCGGTTAAGGTACCAGGCTTTTATTGAAAACCGCACACAGATCGAATCGGGGTGGGGGCGCTTCGGAGACCGTTCGAACGAGTTGGTGATCATCGGGCAGGATCTGGATCAGCACTCCATTACAAAAGAATTAAATCTTTGCCTCTGTACGGAGAAGGAGATCAGGGATATGGAAAGCGGCATAAAATTGAAGGATCCTTTCCCGAATTTCTGA
- a CDS encoding FecR family protein, translating to MSYLKMHYRNFTIEDFLADDFFQEWVLRPDTESNVFWQNWIRENPDKKALIEQAVAIVYNNHFPEQWSAQERSEMWKNIQQQLIPADVTRPQVFRLTGRKIWLAAASLVFILGSIGILFQQSGMKETSTSFGQIKKITLADGSIVTLNSNSRLRYAADFLGTNEREIWVDGEAFFEVKKRIVHAKKIPFTVHANDLSIQVLGTAFNVTNRRGTVNVALEHGAVKVIDKKNKDNSVLLKPGESATQSDGHPTLTKEKVAVEDYSSWKNKVIVFRKKSLVEISEMMKDLYGMQVVIDNPALEKETFTGSFPSDSSQVLFQKLEKMFPMEVTRNGDEYHLK from the coding sequence TTGTCCTATCTGAAGATGCATTACAGGAATTTTACCATCGAAGATTTTTTAGCTGACGACTTCTTCCAGGAATGGGTGTTACGCCCAGACACTGAAAGTAACGTTTTCTGGCAAAACTGGATCCGGGAAAATCCTGATAAAAAGGCATTGATCGAACAGGCCGTAGCCATTGTTTACAACAACCATTTCCCTGAACAATGGAGCGCCCAGGAGCGATCCGAGATGTGGAAAAATATACAGCAGCAACTTATTCCTGCTGATGTTACCAGACCGCAGGTTTTCCGTTTAACCGGACGAAAAATCTGGCTGGCAGCAGCCAGCCTGGTGTTTATTCTGGGTTCAATCGGAATTCTGTTTCAACAATCCGGTATGAAGGAGACTTCAACTTCATTTGGACAAATCAAAAAAATAACGCTGGCCGATGGGTCTATTGTAACCCTGAATTCCAATTCCAGGCTCCGATACGCGGCGGATTTCCTTGGCACGAACGAAAGAGAGATATGGGTTGACGGTGAAGCCTTTTTTGAAGTAAAAAAAAGAATAGTACATGCCAAAAAAATTCCTTTTACAGTGCATGCGAATGACCTTTCCATCCAGGTCCTGGGAACAGCGTTCAACGTTACCAACCGGCGCGGAACCGTGAATGTTGCCCTGGAACACGGCGCAGTGAAAGTGATTGACAAAAAAAACAAGGACAATTCCGTCCTGTTGAAACCCGGAGAAAGTGCCACGCAGTCGGACGGCCATCCGACACTGACAAAGGAAAAAGTAGCTGTGGAGGATTATTCCTCCTGGAAAAACAAGGTGATAGTTTTCAGAAAAAAATCGTTGGTCGAAATTTCCGAAATGATGAAAGACCTCTACGGGATGCAAGTTGTGATTGATAATCCGGCCCTCGAAAAGGAAACTTTTACAGGTTCGTTCCCTTCCGATTCTTCACAGGTTTTGTTTCAGAAACTTGAAAAAATGTTCCCGATGGAAGTCACCAGAAACGGCGACGAATATCATTTGAAATGA
- a CDS encoding pyridoxamine 5'-phosphate oxidase family protein, which yields MDSINQQQPEENHKDLFGREAGQKIREMAKSANTCHFCTRITTGQPLKVRPMSVQQVDNEGNFWFLSADDSHKNADIQADSNVHLLFQGSAYSDFLSVYGTATISKDKQIIKELWEPILKTWFTEGIDDPRITAIRVEAREGYYWDNKHGNAVAFAKTLVGAMIGKTLDDSIEGKLVNP from the coding sequence ATGGACAGCATCAATCAACAGCAGCCGGAGGAAAACCATAAGGACCTTTTTGGCAGAGAGGCCGGGCAAAAAATCAGGGAGATGGCCAAAAGCGCCAATACATGCCATTTTTGTACGAGGATAACCACCGGACAGCCACTAAAAGTAAGACCGATGTCAGTACAGCAAGTAGACAATGAAGGGAATTTCTGGTTTTTAAGTGCGGATGATAGTCATAAAAATGCAGATATACAGGCTGATTCCAACGTGCATTTATTGTTTCAGGGTTCCGCCTACTCCGATTTTTTAAGTGTGTATGGCACAGCAACTATTTCGAAAGACAAACAGATCATCAAAGAGCTATGGGAACCCATTTTAAAAACCTGGTTTACCGAAGGTATCGATGATCCCCGCATTACGGCCATCAGGGTGGAAGCCCGCGAGGGTTATTATTGGGACAATAAACACGGGAATGCGGTAGCGTTTGCCAAAACACTGGTGGGTGCTATGATCGGTAAAACACTGGACGATTCCATTGAAGGAAAACTGGTTAATCCGTAG
- a CDS encoding RagB/SusD family nutrient uptake outer membrane protein — protein MKIYKVVPLMAILFSACESQLDLSPVTNLTNATYYKTADDAKAALGACYAVISNPDPNLDITTTDDAIPFLTGAADRPLLWRYDLTPSNSLISSYASSYSGINRSNIVIDRLPGITMDEELKKRYIAEARFLRALHYFTLVQYYGDVPIVTKETSSLDGLEIERSPAAKVYDLIESDLKEAEAVLPKTYPASESGRATQGAAKGILARLYLYRAGTTQSSPFWAQAATKAKEVMDLGVYDLHANFADAFALTARGGKENIFEVQYLTDVRGHSLGRGFGVRSAPIYPGGGAGIARPTASLFNLYTEADKRKAVTFITSYVYNNVTTTLSITDPDFTKAISFQKLWDKSAKTNGGEGTSRPVLRYADVLLMYAEALNETNNGPNAEAYTALNKVRIRAGLTPLAGLTYESFKEAVWLERRLELTFENNRRFDLIRTGRLIQAVKAENSFNRNALIQPYHVLLPIPQNDMDVNPKLVQNPGYK, from the coding sequence ATGAAGATTTATAAAGTAGTACCTTTAATGGCCATTTTGTTCTCTGCATGTGAGAGCCAGCTGGACCTTTCCCCGGTAACGAATTTAACCAATGCTACCTACTACAAAACAGCAGACGATGCAAAAGCAGCGTTGGGAGCATGTTATGCGGTAATCAGTAACCCGGATCCCAATCTGGATATCACCACCACCGACGACGCCATTCCGTTCCTGACAGGAGCGGCAGACCGGCCATTGCTCTGGCGATATGACCTTACCCCCTCCAATTCGCTGATCAGCTCCTATGCCAGTTCTTATTCGGGGATCAATCGTTCCAATATTGTTATTGACCGGCTACCGGGAATAACCATGGATGAAGAACTGAAAAAAAGATACATCGCCGAAGCCCGGTTTTTAAGGGCTTTGCATTATTTTACATTGGTGCAGTATTACGGAGACGTCCCGATCGTCACCAAAGAAACCAGCTCACTGGACGGCCTGGAGATCGAGCGCTCCCCCGCGGCCAAGGTTTATGATCTTATCGAGTCGGACCTGAAAGAGGCAGAAGCAGTACTGCCCAAAACCTATCCGGCCAGCGAGTCTGGCAGGGCGACACAGGGAGCGGCCAAAGGAATCCTTGCCCGGTTATACCTGTATCGGGCCGGTACCACGCAGTCCTCTCCTTTCTGGGCGCAGGCAGCAACAAAAGCAAAAGAAGTAATGGACCTTGGGGTATACGACCTGCATGCCAATTTCGCCGATGCGTTTGCACTTACGGCGCGCGGTGGTAAAGAGAATATCTTTGAAGTACAATACCTCACCGATGTACGCGGGCATAGCCTTGGTCGTGGTTTTGGGGTGCGTTCAGCTCCCATTTATCCGGGAGGTGGTGCGGGCATTGCAAGACCAACCGCCAGTTTGTTTAACCTCTATACCGAAGCCGACAAACGCAAAGCGGTCACCTTCATTACTTCCTATGTCTATAACAATGTGACCACTACCCTGTCCATCACTGATCCGGATTTCACAAAAGCCATTTCATTTCAGAAACTCTGGGACAAGTCGGCCAAAACCAACGGTGGTGAAGGAACCAGCAGACCGGTACTCCGCTATGCAGATGTATTACTGATGTATGCTGAGGCATTGAATGAAACAAACAACGGGCCAAACGCAGAAGCCTATACGGCACTGAACAAAGTCCGGATACGGGCGGGACTTACGCCGTTAGCGGGGCTTACCTACGAAAGTTTTAAGGAGGCTGTATGGCTGGAAAGGCGCCTGGAACTGACATTTGAAAACAACCGCAGGTTTGACCTCATCCGAACGGGTCGTTTGATACAGGCCGTCAAAGCGGAAAACAGTTTTAACCGAAATGCACTCATCCAGCCATATCACGTATTACTTCCAATCCCACAGAATGACATGGACGTAAATCCGAAACTGGTACAGAATCCGGGGTACAAATAA
- a CDS encoding SusC/RagA family TonB-linked outer membrane protein, whose translation MYKILYAIIAIVLCITRPALSQTLAAHYIQEPAQQEDKSPNTITLSEALDKLSKHYNVSFEFSDRLVKDKTVNTKLLSGNEGLDKKLKRILDPLTLQYERFGKKSYVIFVQAGEQKPSVKPQTSNLKQEILTEPAVMSEDNNRGQATSFQAGKAKIVTASSDITISGTVSDEKNDPLPGVSVIVKGTQHGTITDPNGKFSLDVPDPASKIIFSFVGYLSQEITVGNQGNINIVLKLDTKALEEVVVVGYGTVRKSDLTGSVTKVGEANIKATPISSLDRAMQGRAAGVQVVTNSARPGGGSTIRIRGSGSVNAGNDPLYVIDGFPTGNLNSINTDDIESIEVLKDASATAIYGSRGSNGVVLVTTKRGKAGKAVISYDGYYGNQSVRRTIPLLNARQFAELVNEAQTNNGGKPYFDGSTADKPAPTTLGAGTDWQKVVLRDAPIQSHQLSVSGGTDKSRYAISFGYFGQDGIILNSNFKRYTLRANLDNDLSTRLKVGLTMQGAYTTGSNARTEVDGNAGGGVISAALSYSPTFPVRNANGSYFKNQGTLNGLAVDNPLALANEFTNKTATIRLLANTFIDYKILNGLNFRTSFGADLITTKTNAYVTRLAIDGASVGGKGSVGNTQDVNWLNENTLNYNRQLTPRHNISALLGYTIQGLGRETVTAYANTFSDDFAQYNNLGAGSTLVSPSTGASQWRLISYIARANYAYDDRFLATFTARRDGSSRFGPNNKFGFFPSGALAWKIANEKWVKDITAISDAKIRMSYGLTGNQDIDNYRYLANISSPSYVIGGTLYTGSATAGIANPDLRWEKNAQFDAGVDISFFRNRIQLSADYYIKKTSDLLFSVGVPTSSGFSTTLKNIGSVRNAGFEFSFNSINIDHGGFRWASEFNITFNRNKILTLDGRQEFRTGSDATIHNTSQNPILLRVGSPLGNFFGLVTDGIFQNQAEVDASSQKNAKPGDLRYKDLNGDGNISDLDRDIIGNSNPDFFGGLNNTFSFKGFDLNIFIQGSYGNEILNYGTFDLLNMTGGNNQSAKALDRWTPANPGNTIPRANAAGGSRLLSSLHIEDGSYLRVKNISFGYNLPKSWLSRVSVGSAKVYVALQNYLTFTKYSGLDPEVNRYGSSSLSQGLDYGAYPAAKTILAGINLKF comes from the coding sequence ATGTACAAAATATTATATGCAATCATTGCAATAGTGCTATGCATAACCAGGCCCGCACTGAGCCAAACGCTCGCCGCCCATTACATACAGGAACCCGCGCAGCAGGAGGACAAATCTCCCAACACCATTACCCTGAGTGAAGCACTGGATAAACTCAGCAAACATTACAATGTAAGCTTTGAATTCAGCGACCGCCTCGTGAAAGACAAAACGGTCAATACAAAGCTGCTGAGTGGCAATGAAGGGTTAGATAAAAAGTTAAAACGTATATTAGACCCGTTAACTCTTCAGTATGAACGGTTCGGCAAAAAATCTTATGTTATCTTTGTTCAGGCAGGAGAACAGAAACCTTCTGTAAAGCCTCAGACAAGCAATCTGAAACAGGAGATACTTACCGAACCCGCGGTAATGAGTGAAGACAACAACCGGGGACAGGCAACATCTTTCCAGGCCGGGAAAGCCAAAATTGTTACAGCTTCTTCGGATATTACGATCAGCGGAACCGTTTCCGATGAAAAAAATGATCCGTTACCCGGTGTCAGTGTGATTGTGAAAGGGACCCAGCACGGAACCATTACGGACCCCAACGGAAAATTTTCACTGGATGTCCCTGATCCCGCCTCAAAGATTATATTTTCCTTTGTGGGGTATCTTTCCCAGGAGATCACAGTGGGCAACCAGGGGAATATCAACATAGTACTTAAACTGGACACGAAGGCACTTGAGGAAGTAGTGGTGGTAGGTTATGGAACCGTCAGGAAAAGTGACCTGACAGGATCCGTTACCAAGGTAGGAGAAGCTAACATTAAGGCAACGCCCATTTCATCGCTGGACCGCGCCATGCAAGGCAGGGCCGCTGGTGTGCAGGTAGTAACCAATTCGGCGCGTCCGGGCGGAGGATCCACAATCCGTATCCGGGGCTCTGGTTCCGTCAATGCGGGAAACGATCCGCTGTATGTAATTGACGGCTTCCCTACCGGGAATTTAAACAGTATCAATACAGATGATATAGAATCCATAGAGGTACTTAAGGATGCCTCAGCAACCGCTATATATGGATCTCGGGGTTCAAACGGCGTGGTATTGGTTACCACCAAAAGAGGAAAAGCCGGGAAAGCCGTTATCAGTTACGACGGATACTACGGTAACCAGTCGGTGCGCCGGACCATCCCGTTATTAAATGCCAGGCAATTTGCGGAGCTTGTAAATGAGGCACAAACCAATAACGGCGGGAAACCTTATTTCGACGGAAGCACAGCGGATAAGCCCGCGCCGACTACCCTGGGTGCAGGCACAGACTGGCAGAAAGTAGTACTCCGCGACGCCCCTATTCAAAGTCATCAGCTATCTGTTTCTGGGGGAACAGACAAATCACGTTATGCCATTTCATTTGGTTACTTCGGGCAGGACGGTATTATTCTTAATTCGAATTTCAAAAGATACACCCTGCGGGCAAACCTGGACAACGATCTCAGTACCAGATTAAAAGTGGGACTAACCATGCAGGGGGCCTATACCACTGGCAGCAACGCACGTACAGAAGTGGACGGAAATGCAGGAGGAGGCGTTATCAGTGCTGCACTGAGTTATTCCCCAACCTTTCCGGTACGCAATGCTAACGGCAGCTACTTCAAAAACCAGGGTACGCTCAACGGGCTGGCAGTGGATAATCCTTTGGCGCTGGCGAATGAATTCACAAATAAAACCGCCACCATCCGCCTGCTGGCCAATACTTTTATCGACTACAAAATTCTGAACGGACTGAATTTCAGAACGAGTTTCGGAGCTGACCTGATCACTACCAAAACCAATGCTTACGTTACGCGGCTTGCCATTGACGGCGCCAGTGTGGGCGGGAAAGGTTCGGTGGGAAATACTCAAGATGTGAACTGGCTCAACGAAAACACCCTGAATTATAACCGCCAGCTAACACCCCGTCACAACATCAGCGCTCTGCTGGGTTATACCATCCAAGGTCTGGGCAGAGAAACGGTAACGGCCTATGCCAACACTTTTTCTGACGATTTCGCCCAATACAACAACCTTGGGGCCGGTTCCACCCTGGTATCACCCTCCACAGGCGCCAGCCAGTGGCGACTGATTTCCTACATAGCAAGGGCAAATTATGCTTACGACGACCGGTTTCTCGCTACTTTCACTGCCCGTCGCGATGGCTCCTCGAGGTTCGGGCCCAACAACAAATTCGGTTTTTTCCCCTCGGGAGCACTGGCCTGGAAAATTGCCAATGAAAAATGGGTAAAGGATATTACGGCCATCTCTGATGCCAAAATAAGGATGAGTTATGGCCTTACCGGAAATCAGGACATCGATAATTACAGATACCTCGCCAATATCAGCTCTCCCTCCTACGTAATCGGAGGTACGCTTTACACTGGCTCGGCAACCGCAGGCATTGCCAATCCCGACCTGCGCTGGGAAAAAAACGCTCAGTTTGATGCGGGTGTTGATATCAGTTTTTTCAGAAACCGCATCCAGCTGTCAGCAGATTACTATATCAAGAAAACCTCAGACCTGCTTTTTAGTGTAGGTGTCCCGACTTCCTCCGGATTCTCAACCACCCTGAAAAATATCGGCAGTGTCCGCAATGCCGGATTTGAATTTTCTTTCAACAGCATCAATATCGACCACGGTGGTTTTCGCTGGGCGTCGGAATTTAATATCACCTTTAACAGAAACAAAATACTGACGCTGGACGGCCGTCAGGAGTTCAGGACCGGCTCGGACGCTACCATTCACAACACTTCACAAAACCCGATTTTACTGAGGGTCGGCAGTCCGCTTGGCAACTTTTTCGGCTTGGTAACGGATGGTATTTTCCAGAATCAGGCCGAGGTGGATGCCTCTTCACAGAAAAATGCCAAGCCAGGTGACCTCCGTTACAAAGATCTCAACGGTGACGGCAACATCAGTGACCTGGACCGGGATATTATCGGAAATTCCAATCCTGACTTTTTCGGCGGCCTCAATAATACCTTTTCCTTTAAAGGTTTTGACCTGAATATTTTCATACAGGGAAGCTATGGTAATGAAATCCTGAACTACGGAACGTTTGATCTTCTTAACATGACGGGCGGAAACAACCAGTCGGCCAAGGCACTGGACCGGTGGACGCCTGCCAACCCCGGCAACACCATTCCCCGTGCCAATGCGGCGGGCGGTTCCAGGCTGCTGTCCAGCCTGCACATAGAAGACGGCTCCTACCTGCGTGTAAAGAACATCTCTTTCGGTTATAATCTGCCCAAATCCTGGTTGAGCCGGGTATCTGTCGGCTCGGCAAAGGTGTATGTGGCTTTGCAAAACTATCTCACCTTCACTAAATATTCGGGCCTTGACCCTGAGGTGAACCGGTACGGAAGTTCGTCGCTCAGCCAGGGACTGGATTATGGCGCTTACCCCGCAGCGAAAACGATCTTGGCAGGCATCAATCTAAAATTCTAA